Proteins encoded in a region of the Armatimonadota bacterium genome:
- a CDS encoding glucose-1-phosphate thymidylyltransferase, producing the protein MNQAIILAAGAGTRIWPYNEVRNKCTIPVVNEPAVRRLARQLREAGIHRVVVAVGTHAGSVRAALHGLDGIAIAFVNVQGTPGTAVCVQAALPLLDTSQPFAVCYGDIVTTQATVNRFLEVTRGSAAATVALVQPLVPPERRIDWLGAEVKHGHIEYVEGHSRDCEHRLCGMYAFSPKAVPTIQNNPGIMTHVPVGGMPPVEAELAQSVQMLIDDGEEVLAVEVEDYLVDMDKPWHILEANRRVLDEMSKSLTENRIHPTAQVHDGAEIRGFVVLGEGSQIGNRVVIEGNVFIGKHTRVVNGAIVGNAVAIGEHTRVSDYCLIGAYSVVGNRCIVGHGAEMDGVMFDGAYLYHYCEISGVVGQSVDIGAATVCGTLRFDDAETIHRIKGRREFPVHGADATYFGDFSRTGVNVITQPGVKIGAYTCIGPGVVVYEDVPSRRLILLKQELIEKDWGPERYGW; encoded by the coding sequence TTGAACCAGGCTATCATTCTTGCAGCGGGTGCGGGAACCCGCATCTGGCCCTACAACGAGGTGCGTAATAAATGCACCATACCAGTGGTGAATGAACCCGCCGTGCGTCGGCTAGCCCGGCAACTGCGCGAAGCAGGCATCCACAGGGTAGTAGTCGCTGTGGGAACGCACGCAGGCTCCGTCCGCGCCGCTCTGCACGGGCTGGACGGTATAGCGATAGCCTTCGTCAATGTGCAGGGCACACCCGGCACGGCGGTTTGCGTGCAGGCGGCGCTACCTCTGCTGGACACTTCCCAGCCCTTTGCGGTCTGCTATGGGGATATAGTCACCACGCAGGCAACGGTCAACCGCTTTCTGGAGGTTACCAGAGGTAGCGCCGCCGCCACAGTGGCACTCGTACAGCCCCTTGTGCCCCCCGAGCGCCGAATCGACTGGCTGGGCGCGGAGGTGAAGCATGGACACATTGAGTATGTGGAAGGGCACAGCCGCGATTGCGAACATCGATTGTGCGGCATGTACGCTTTCTCGCCAAAAGCCGTTCCTACCATCCAGAACAACCCCGGCATCATGACGCACGTACCCGTAGGGGGTATGCCCCCTGTGGAAGCGGAGCTGGCGCAAAGCGTGCAGATGCTGATAGACGACGGCGAAGAGGTGTTGGCGGTAGAAGTAGAAGACTATCTGGTAGACATGGATAAACCGTGGCACATCCTGGAAGCGAATCGCCGCGTGCTGGACGAAATGAGCAAAAGCCTCACCGAAAACCGTATCCATCCCACCGCACAAGTACACGACGGCGCGGAGATAAGGGGCTTTGTGGTGTTAGGTGAGGGCAGCCAAATTGGCAACCGCGTGGTGATAGAGGGCAACGTGTTTATCGGCAAGCACACGCGCGTGGTAAACGGGGCGATAGTGGGCAACGCGGTGGCGATTGGCGAGCACACGCGCGTTAGCGACTATTGCCTGATAGGTGCGTACAGCGTGGTGGGCAATCGGTGCATTGTAGGGCATGGCGCGGAGATGGACGGCGTGATGTTCGATGGCGCGTATCTGTACCACTACTGCGAGATTTCAGGGGTGGTTGGACAATCGGTGGACATCGGCGCGGCAACGGTCTGCGGCACTCTGCGCTTCGACGACGCAGAGACCATCCACCGCATCAAGGGCAGGCGCGAGTTTCCCGTGCACGGTGCGGACGCCACTTACTTTGGGGACTTCAGCCGTACAGGGGTGAACGTGATTACCCAGCCGGGCGTCAAAATCGGGGCGTACACCTGTATAGGGCCGGGTGTGGTGGTGTACGAGGATGTGCCCAGCCGCAGGCTGATTTTGCTCAAGCAAGAACTGATAGAGAAAGATTGGGGACCGGAGCGGTACGGTTGGTGA